A genomic region of Mus musculus strain C57BL/6J chromosome 7, GRCm38.p6 C57BL/6J contains the following coding sequences:
- the Shank2 gene encoding SH3 and multiple ankyrin repeat domains protein 2 isoform X21 — protein sequence MTPTVPGSPKGPFLGLPRGTMRRQKSIGITEEERQFLAPPMLKFTRSLSMPDTSEDIPPPPQSVPPSPPPPSPTTYNCPRSPTPRVYGTIKPAFNQNPVVAKVPPATRSDTVATMMREKGMFYRRELDRFSLDSEDVYSRSPAPQAAFRTKRGQMPENPYSEVGKIASKAVYVPAKPARRKGVLVKQSNVEDSPEKTCSIPIPTIIVKEPSTSSSGKSSQGSSMEIDPQATEPGQLRPDDSLTVSSPFAAAIAGAVRDREKRLEARRNSPAFLSTDLGDEDVGLGPPAPRMQASKFPEEGGFGDEDETEQPLLPTPGAAPRELENHFLGGGEAGAQGEAGGPLSSTSKAKGPESGPAAPLKSSSPAGPENYVHPLTGRLLDPSSPLALALSARDRAMQESQQGHKGEAPKADLNKPLYIDTKMRPSVESGFPPVTRQNTRGPLRRQETENKYETDLGKDRRADDKKNMLINIVDTAQQKSAGLLMVHTVDVPMAGPPLEEEEDREDGDTKPDHSPSTVPEGVPKTEGALQISAAPEPAVAPGRTIVAAGSVEEAVILPFRIPPPPLASVDLDEDFLFTEPLPPPLEFANSFDIPDDRAASVPALADLVKQKKNDTSQPPTLNSSQPANSTDSKKPAGISNCLPSSFLPPPESFDAVTDSGIEEVDSRSSSDHHLETTSTISTVSSISTLSSEGGESMDTCTVYADGQAFVVDKPPVPPKPKMKPIVHKSNALYQDTLPEEDTDGFVIPPPAPPPPPGSAQAGVAKVIQPRTSKLWGDVPEVKSPILSGPKANVISELNSILQQMNRGKSVKPGEGLELPVGAKSANLAPRSPEVMSTVSGTRSTTVTFTVRPGTSQPITLQSRPPDYESRTSGPRRAPSPVVSPTELSKEILPTPPPPSATAASPSPTLSDVFSLPSQSPAGDLFGLNPAGRSRSPSPSILQQPISNKPFTTKPVHLWTKPDVADWLESLNLGEHKETFMDNEIDGSHLPNLQKEDLIDLGVTRVGHRMNIERALKQLLDR from the exons ATGACGCCCACGGTCCCTGGGAGCCCGAAAGGCCCATTTCTGGGCCTCCCTCGAGGTACGATGCGAAGGCAGAAATCGATAG GGATAACAGAGGAAGAGCGGCAGTTTCTGGCTCCCCCAATGCTGAAGTTCACCCGAAGCTTGTCCATGCCAGACACTTCTGAGGACATCCCCCCTCCGCCACAGTCTgtgcccccctctccccctcctccttcccccaccaCATACAACTGTCCCAGGTCCCCGACTCCAAGAGTCTATGGGACAATTAAGCCCGCGTTCAATCAGAACCCCGTCGTCGCCAAGGTGCCCCCAGCCACCAGGTCTGACACTGTGGCCACCATGATGCGGGAAAAGGGGATGTTctacaggagagagctggacagaTTTTCCCTGGACTCAGAAGACGTCTACAGCCGCAGCCCCGCCCCACAGGCCGCCTTCCGCACCAAGCGGGGACAGATGCCTGAGAACCCGTACTCAGAGGTGGGAAAGATAGCCAGCAAGGCCGTCTATGTCCCTGCCAAGCCAGCCAGGCGGAAGGGCGTGCTGGTAAAGCAGTCCAACGTGGAGGATAGCCCCGAGAAGACGTGCTCCATACCCATCCCAACCATCATCGTCAAGGAACCCTCCACCAGCAGCAGCGGCAAGAGCAGCCAGGGGAGCAGCATGGAGATTGACCCCCAGGCCACCGAGCCCGGCCAGCTGCGGCCAGATGACAGCCTCACCGTCAGCAGCCCCTTTGCTGCGGCCATCGCTGGGGCTGTGCGTGACCGGGAGAAGCGTCTGGAAGCCAGGAGGAATTCCCCAGCCTTCCTCTCCACCGACCTGGGAGATGAGGACGTGGGTCTGGGGCCGCCTGCTCCCCGGATGCAGGCCTCCAAGTTCCCAGAGGAGGGTGGGTTTGGTGACGAGGATGAGACGGAACAACCGCTGTTGCCTACCCCCGGGGCAGCACCCAGGGAGCTGGAGAATCACTTCCTAGGTGGTGGTGAGGCTGGTGCTCAGGGGGAGGCTGGGGGACCCCTGAGTTCCACATCCAAAGCCAAGGGGCCTGAGAGTGGCCCAGCAGCCCCCCTCAAGAGCAGCAGCCCAGCCGGCCCTGAGAATTACGTGCACCCACTCACAGGGCGGCTGCTTGACCCCAGCTCCCCACTGGCCCTGGCACTCTCAGCCAGGGACCGAGCCATGCAGGAGTCCCAGCAGGGGCACAAAGGAGAGGCCCCCAAGGCTGACCTTAACAAGCCTCTCTACATCGATACCAAAATGCGGCCCAGCGTGGAGTCCGGCTTTCCTCCAGTCACCAGACAGAACACCAGGGGTCCCCTGCGACGGCAAGAGACAGAGAACAAGTACGAGACAGACCTGGGCAAGGACCGGAGGGCGGACGACAAGAAGAACATGCTGATCAACATCGTGGACACTGCCCAGCAGAAGTCAGCTGGCCTACTGATGGTGCACACAGTGGACGTCCCCATGGCCGGGCCACccctggaggaagaggaggacagagAGGATGGGGATACAAAGCCAGACCACTCACCCTCCACAGTGCCAGAAGGCGTTCCCAAAACCGAAGGTGCTTTACAGATCTCCGCTGCCCCGGAGCCCGCCGTCGCGCCCGGCAGGACCATCGTGGCGGCGGGCTCCGTGGAAGAGGCGGTGATTCTGCCATTCcgcatcccccctccccctctggcATCCGTGGACTTGGATGAGGACTTTCTTTTCACAGAACCGTTGCCTCCCCCCCTGGAATTCGCCAATAGTTTTGATATCCCCGATGACCGGGCAGCTTCAGTTCCCGCTCTGGCTGACCTGGTCAAGCAGAAGAAAAACGACACCTCTCAGCCCCCTACGTTGAActccagccaaccagccaactcCACAGACAGTAAGAAGCCAGCCGGTATCTCGAACTGTCTGCCCTCCTCGTTCCTGCCACCCCCCGAAAGTTTCGATGCAGTCACCGACTCGGGGATTGAGGAGGTGGACAGCCGGAGTAGCAGCGACCACCACCTGGAGACTACCAGCACCATCTCCACGGTGTCCAGCATCTCCACGCTGTCCTCAGAGGGCGGCGAGAGCATGGACACCTGCACAGTCTATGCAGACGGGCAAGCCTTTGTGGTTGACAAGCCCCCAGTACCTCCAAAGCCAAAAATGAAGCCCATCGTTCACAAGAGCAACGCACTTTACCAAGACACGCTCCCAGAAGAGGACACGGATGGCTTTGTGATCCCCCCACCTGCACCCCCGCCCCCGCCGGGCAGCGCCCAGGCCGGTGTGGCGAAGGTCATCCAGCCAAGGACCTCCAAGTTGTGGGGTGACGTTCCAGAGGTCAAAAGCCCAATTCTCTCAGGCCCAAAGGCAAATGTCATTAGTGAGCTAAACTCCATTCTGCAGCAGATGAACAGGGGGAAATCGGTCAAGCCCGGGGAAGGGCTGGAGCTGCCGGTGGGAGCCAAGTCGGCCAACCTCGCTCCAAG AAGCCCGGAGGTCATGAGCACCGTCTCAGGTACACGGAGCACGACGGTCACCTTCACTGTCCGCCCTGGCACCTCCCAGCCCATCACCCTGCAGAGCCGGCCCCCCGACTATGAAAGCAGAACCTCAGGACCTAGACGCGCCCCAAGCCCTGTGGTTTCACCAACGGAATTGAGCAAAGAGATcctgcccacccctccccctccgtcCGCCACTGcagcctctccctcccccacactctcAGATGTCTTTAGCCTTCCGAGCCAGTCCCCTGCAGGGGACCTCTTTGGCTTGAACCCAGCAGGACGGAGCAGGTCACCATCTCCTTCAATATTGCAACAGCCAATCTCAAATAAGCCTTTTACAACTAAGCCTGTCCACCTGTGGACGAAACCAGATGTGGCAGACTGGCTGGAAAGTCTGAACTTGGGTGAACACAAGGAGACGTTCATGGACAATGAGATTGACGGCAGCCACCTGCCAAACCTTCAGAAGGAAGACTTGATAGATCTTGGGGTGACTCGAGTTGGGCATAGGATGAACATAGAAAGGGCTTTGAAACAGCTGCTGGACAGATAA
- the Shank2 gene encoding SH3 and multiple ankyrin repeat domains protein 2 isoform X19 produces MIRQGGNHLILKVVTVTRNLDPDDTARKKAPPPPKRAPTTALTLRSKSMTAELEELGLSLVDKASVRKKKDKPEEIVPASKPSRTAENVAIESRVATIKQRPTSRCFPAASDVNSVYERQGIAVMTPTVPGSPKGPFLGLPRGTMRRQKSIDSRIFLSGITEEERQFLAPPMLKFTRSLSMPDTSEDIPPPPQSVPPSPPPPSPTTYNCPRSPTPRVYGTIKPAFNQNPVVAKVPPATRSDTVATMMREKGMFYRRELDRFSLDSEDVYSRSPAPQAAFRTKRGQMPENPYSEVGKIASKAVYVPAKPARRKGVLVKQSNVEDSPEKTCSIPIPTIIVKEPSTSSSGKSSQGSSMEIDPQATEPGQLRPDDSLTVSSPFAAAIAGAVRDREKRLEARRNSPAFLSTDLGDEDVGLGPPAPRMQASKFPEEGGFGDEDETEQPLLPTPGAAPRELENHFLGGGEAGAQGEAGGPLSSTSKAKGPESGPAAPLKSSSPAGPENYVHPLTGRLLDPSSPLALALSARDRAMQESQQGHKGEAPKADLNKPLYIDTKMRPSVESGFPPVTRQNTRGPLRRQETENKYETDLGKDRRADDKKNMLINIVDTAQQKSAGLLMVHTVDVPMAGPPLEEEEDREDGDTKPDHSPSTVPEGVPKTEGALQISAAPEPAVAPGRTIVAAGSVEEAVILPFRIPPPPLASVDLDEDFLFTEPLPPPLEFANSFDIPDDRAASVPALADLVKQKKNDTSQPPTLNSSQPANSTDSKKPAGISNCLPSSFLPPPESFDAVTDSGIEEVDSRSSSDHHLETTSTISTVSSISTLSSEGGESMDTCTVYADGQAFVVDKPPVPPKPKMKPIVHKSNALYQDTLPEEDTDGFVIPPPAPPPPPGSAQAGVAKVIQPRTSKLWGDVPEVKSPILSGPKANVISELNSILQQMNRGKSVKPGEGLELPVGAKSANLAPRSPEVMSTVSGTRSTTVTFTVRPGTSQPITLQSRPPDYESRTSGPRRAPSPVVSPTELSKEILPTPPPPSATAASPSPTLSDVFSLPSQSPAGDLFGLNPAGRSRSPSPSILQQPISNKPFTTKPVHLWTKPDVADWLESLNLGEHKETFMDNEIDGSHLPNLQKEDLIDLGVTRVGHRMNIERALKQLLDR; encoded by the exons ATAAACCGGAAGAGATAGTCCCAGCCTCCAAGCCCTCCAGGACTGCAGAGAACGTGGCCATCGAATCCAGGGTGGCGACCATCAAGCAGCGGCCCACAAGCCGGTGCTTCCCAGCTGCCTCTGATGTGAAT TCCGTGTACGAGCGCCAAGGGATTGCTGTAATGACGCCCACGGTCCCTGGGAGCCCGAAAGGCCCATTTCTGGGCCTCCCTCGAGGTACGATGCGAAGGCAGAAATCGATAG ACAGCAGAATCTTTCTATCAG GGATAACAGAGGAAGAGCGGCAGTTTCTGGCTCCCCCAATGCTGAAGTTCACCCGAAGCTTGTCCATGCCAGACACTTCTGAGGACATCCCCCCTCCGCCACAGTCTgtgcccccctctccccctcctccttcccccaccaCATACAACTGTCCCAGGTCCCCGACTCCAAGAGTCTATGGGACAATTAAGCCCGCGTTCAATCAGAACCCCGTCGTCGCCAAGGTGCCCCCAGCCACCAGGTCTGACACTGTGGCCACCATGATGCGGGAAAAGGGGATGTTctacaggagagagctggacagaTTTTCCCTGGACTCAGAAGACGTCTACAGCCGCAGCCCCGCCCCACAGGCCGCCTTCCGCACCAAGCGGGGACAGATGCCTGAGAACCCGTACTCAGAGGTGGGAAAGATAGCCAGCAAGGCCGTCTATGTCCCTGCCAAGCCAGCCAGGCGGAAGGGCGTGCTGGTAAAGCAGTCCAACGTGGAGGATAGCCCCGAGAAGACGTGCTCCATACCCATCCCAACCATCATCGTCAAGGAACCCTCCACCAGCAGCAGCGGCAAGAGCAGCCAGGGGAGCAGCATGGAGATTGACCCCCAGGCCACCGAGCCCGGCCAGCTGCGGCCAGATGACAGCCTCACCGTCAGCAGCCCCTTTGCTGCGGCCATCGCTGGGGCTGTGCGTGACCGGGAGAAGCGTCTGGAAGCCAGGAGGAATTCCCCAGCCTTCCTCTCCACCGACCTGGGAGATGAGGACGTGGGTCTGGGGCCGCCTGCTCCCCGGATGCAGGCCTCCAAGTTCCCAGAGGAGGGTGGGTTTGGTGACGAGGATGAGACGGAACAACCGCTGTTGCCTACCCCCGGGGCAGCACCCAGGGAGCTGGAGAATCACTTCCTAGGTGGTGGTGAGGCTGGTGCTCAGGGGGAGGCTGGGGGACCCCTGAGTTCCACATCCAAAGCCAAGGGGCCTGAGAGTGGCCCAGCAGCCCCCCTCAAGAGCAGCAGCCCAGCCGGCCCTGAGAATTACGTGCACCCACTCACAGGGCGGCTGCTTGACCCCAGCTCCCCACTGGCCCTGGCACTCTCAGCCAGGGACCGAGCCATGCAGGAGTCCCAGCAGGGGCACAAAGGAGAGGCCCCCAAGGCTGACCTTAACAAGCCTCTCTACATCGATACCAAAATGCGGCCCAGCGTGGAGTCCGGCTTTCCTCCAGTCACCAGACAGAACACCAGGGGTCCCCTGCGACGGCAAGAGACAGAGAACAAGTACGAGACAGACCTGGGCAAGGACCGGAGGGCGGACGACAAGAAGAACATGCTGATCAACATCGTGGACACTGCCCAGCAGAAGTCAGCTGGCCTACTGATGGTGCACACAGTGGACGTCCCCATGGCCGGGCCACccctggaggaagaggaggacagagAGGATGGGGATACAAAGCCAGACCACTCACCCTCCACAGTGCCAGAAGGCGTTCCCAAAACCGAAGGTGCTTTACAGATCTCCGCTGCCCCGGAGCCCGCCGTCGCGCCCGGCAGGACCATCGTGGCGGCGGGCTCCGTGGAAGAGGCGGTGATTCTGCCATTCcgcatcccccctccccctctggcATCCGTGGACTTGGATGAGGACTTTCTTTTCACAGAACCGTTGCCTCCCCCCCTGGAATTCGCCAATAGTTTTGATATCCCCGATGACCGGGCAGCTTCAGTTCCCGCTCTGGCTGACCTGGTCAAGCAGAAGAAAAACGACACCTCTCAGCCCCCTACGTTGAActccagccaaccagccaactcCACAGACAGTAAGAAGCCAGCCGGTATCTCGAACTGTCTGCCCTCCTCGTTCCTGCCACCCCCCGAAAGTTTCGATGCAGTCACCGACTCGGGGATTGAGGAGGTGGACAGCCGGAGTAGCAGCGACCACCACCTGGAGACTACCAGCACCATCTCCACGGTGTCCAGCATCTCCACGCTGTCCTCAGAGGGCGGCGAGAGCATGGACACCTGCACAGTCTATGCAGACGGGCAAGCCTTTGTGGTTGACAAGCCCCCAGTACCTCCAAAGCCAAAAATGAAGCCCATCGTTCACAAGAGCAACGCACTTTACCAAGACACGCTCCCAGAAGAGGACACGGATGGCTTTGTGATCCCCCCACCTGCACCCCCGCCCCCGCCGGGCAGCGCCCAGGCCGGTGTGGCGAAGGTCATCCAGCCAAGGACCTCCAAGTTGTGGGGTGACGTTCCAGAGGTCAAAAGCCCAATTCTCTCAGGCCCAAAGGCAAATGTCATTAGTGAGCTAAACTCCATTCTGCAGCAGATGAACAGGGGGAAATCGGTCAAGCCCGGGGAAGGGCTGGAGCTGCCGGTGGGAGCCAAGTCGGCCAACCTCGCTCCAAG AAGCCCGGAGGTCATGAGCACCGTCTCAGGTACACGGAGCACGACGGTCACCTTCACTGTCCGCCCTGGCACCTCCCAGCCCATCACCCTGCAGAGCCGGCCCCCCGACTATGAAAGCAGAACCTCAGGACCTAGACGCGCCCCAAGCCCTGTGGTTTCACCAACGGAATTGAGCAAAGAGATcctgcccacccctccccctccgtcCGCCACTGcagcctctccctcccccacactctcAGATGTCTTTAGCCTTCCGAGCCAGTCCCCTGCAGGGGACCTCTTTGGCTTGAACCCAGCAGGACGGAGCAGGTCACCATCTCCTTCAATATTGCAACAGCCAATCTCAAATAAGCCTTTTACAACTAAGCCTGTCCACCTGTGGACGAAACCAGATGTGGCAGACTGGCTGGAAAGTCTGAACTTGGGTGAACACAAGGAGACGTTCATGGACAATGAGATTGACGGCAGCCACCTGCCAAACCTTCAGAAGGAAGACTTGATAGATCTTGGGGTGACTCGAGTTGGGCATAGGATGAACATAGAAAGGGCTTTGAAACAGCTGCTGGACAGATAA
- the Shank2 gene encoding SH3 and multiple ankyrin repeat domains protein 2 isoform X20: MTPTVPGSPKGPFLGLPRGTMRRQKSIDSRIFLSGITEEERQFLAPPMLKFTRSLSMPDTSEDIPPPPQSVPPSPPPPSPTTYNCPRSPTPRVYGTIKPAFNQNPVVAKVPPATRSDTVATMMREKGMFYRRELDRFSLDSEDVYSRSPAPQAAFRTKRGQMPENPYSEVGKIASKAVYVPAKPARRKGVLVKQSNVEDSPEKTCSIPIPTIIVKEPSTSSSGKSSQGSSMEIDPQATEPGQLRPDDSLTVSSPFAAAIAGAVRDREKRLEARRNSPAFLSTDLGDEDVGLGPPAPRMQASKFPEEGGFGDEDETEQPLLPTPGAAPRELENHFLGGGEAGAQGEAGGPLSSTSKAKGPESGPAAPLKSSSPAGPENYVHPLTGRLLDPSSPLALALSARDRAMQESQQGHKGEAPKADLNKPLYIDTKMRPSVESGFPPVTRQNTRGPLRRQETENKYETDLGKDRRADDKKNMLINIVDTAQQKSAGLLMVHTVDVPMAGPPLEEEEDREDGDTKPDHSPSTVPEGVPKTEGALQISAAPEPAVAPGRTIVAAGSVEEAVILPFRIPPPPLASVDLDEDFLFTEPLPPPLEFANSFDIPDDRAASVPALADLVKQKKNDTSQPPTLNSSQPANSTDSKKPAGISNCLPSSFLPPPESFDAVTDSGIEEVDSRSSSDHHLETTSTISTVSSISTLSSEGGESMDTCTVYADGQAFVVDKPPVPPKPKMKPIVHKSNALYQDTLPEEDTDGFVIPPPAPPPPPGSAQAGVAKVIQPRTSKLWGDVPEVKSPILSGPKANVISELNSILQQMNRGKSVKPGEGLELPVGAKSANLAPRSPEVMSTVSGTRSTTVTFTVRPGTSQPITLQSRPPDYESRTSGPRRAPSPVVSPTELSKEILPTPPPPSATAASPSPTLSDVFSLPSQSPAGDLFGLNPAGRSRSPSPSILQQPISNKPFTTKPVHLWTKPDVADWLESLNLGEHKETFMDNEIDGSHLPNLQKEDLIDLGVTRVGHRMNIERALKQLLDR, encoded by the exons ATGACGCCCACGGTCCCTGGGAGCCCGAAAGGCCCATTTCTGGGCCTCCCTCGAGGTACGATGCGAAGGCAGAAATCGATAG ACAGCAGAATCTTTCTATCAG GGATAACAGAGGAAGAGCGGCAGTTTCTGGCTCCCCCAATGCTGAAGTTCACCCGAAGCTTGTCCATGCCAGACACTTCTGAGGACATCCCCCCTCCGCCACAGTCTgtgcccccctctccccctcctccttcccccaccaCATACAACTGTCCCAGGTCCCCGACTCCAAGAGTCTATGGGACAATTAAGCCCGCGTTCAATCAGAACCCCGTCGTCGCCAAGGTGCCCCCAGCCACCAGGTCTGACACTGTGGCCACCATGATGCGGGAAAAGGGGATGTTctacaggagagagctggacagaTTTTCCCTGGACTCAGAAGACGTCTACAGCCGCAGCCCCGCCCCACAGGCCGCCTTCCGCACCAAGCGGGGACAGATGCCTGAGAACCCGTACTCAGAGGTGGGAAAGATAGCCAGCAAGGCCGTCTATGTCCCTGCCAAGCCAGCCAGGCGGAAGGGCGTGCTGGTAAAGCAGTCCAACGTGGAGGATAGCCCCGAGAAGACGTGCTCCATACCCATCCCAACCATCATCGTCAAGGAACCCTCCACCAGCAGCAGCGGCAAGAGCAGCCAGGGGAGCAGCATGGAGATTGACCCCCAGGCCACCGAGCCCGGCCAGCTGCGGCCAGATGACAGCCTCACCGTCAGCAGCCCCTTTGCTGCGGCCATCGCTGGGGCTGTGCGTGACCGGGAGAAGCGTCTGGAAGCCAGGAGGAATTCCCCAGCCTTCCTCTCCACCGACCTGGGAGATGAGGACGTGGGTCTGGGGCCGCCTGCTCCCCGGATGCAGGCCTCCAAGTTCCCAGAGGAGGGTGGGTTTGGTGACGAGGATGAGACGGAACAACCGCTGTTGCCTACCCCCGGGGCAGCACCCAGGGAGCTGGAGAATCACTTCCTAGGTGGTGGTGAGGCTGGTGCTCAGGGGGAGGCTGGGGGACCCCTGAGTTCCACATCCAAAGCCAAGGGGCCTGAGAGTGGCCCAGCAGCCCCCCTCAAGAGCAGCAGCCCAGCCGGCCCTGAGAATTACGTGCACCCACTCACAGGGCGGCTGCTTGACCCCAGCTCCCCACTGGCCCTGGCACTCTCAGCCAGGGACCGAGCCATGCAGGAGTCCCAGCAGGGGCACAAAGGAGAGGCCCCCAAGGCTGACCTTAACAAGCCTCTCTACATCGATACCAAAATGCGGCCCAGCGTGGAGTCCGGCTTTCCTCCAGTCACCAGACAGAACACCAGGGGTCCCCTGCGACGGCAAGAGACAGAGAACAAGTACGAGACAGACCTGGGCAAGGACCGGAGGGCGGACGACAAGAAGAACATGCTGATCAACATCGTGGACACTGCCCAGCAGAAGTCAGCTGGCCTACTGATGGTGCACACAGTGGACGTCCCCATGGCCGGGCCACccctggaggaagaggaggacagagAGGATGGGGATACAAAGCCAGACCACTCACCCTCCACAGTGCCAGAAGGCGTTCCCAAAACCGAAGGTGCTTTACAGATCTCCGCTGCCCCGGAGCCCGCCGTCGCGCCCGGCAGGACCATCGTGGCGGCGGGCTCCGTGGAAGAGGCGGTGATTCTGCCATTCcgcatcccccctccccctctggcATCCGTGGACTTGGATGAGGACTTTCTTTTCACAGAACCGTTGCCTCCCCCCCTGGAATTCGCCAATAGTTTTGATATCCCCGATGACCGGGCAGCTTCAGTTCCCGCTCTGGCTGACCTGGTCAAGCAGAAGAAAAACGACACCTCTCAGCCCCCTACGTTGAActccagccaaccagccaactcCACAGACAGTAAGAAGCCAGCCGGTATCTCGAACTGTCTGCCCTCCTCGTTCCTGCCACCCCCCGAAAGTTTCGATGCAGTCACCGACTCGGGGATTGAGGAGGTGGACAGCCGGAGTAGCAGCGACCACCACCTGGAGACTACCAGCACCATCTCCACGGTGTCCAGCATCTCCACGCTGTCCTCAGAGGGCGGCGAGAGCATGGACACCTGCACAGTCTATGCAGACGGGCAAGCCTTTGTGGTTGACAAGCCCCCAGTACCTCCAAAGCCAAAAATGAAGCCCATCGTTCACAAGAGCAACGCACTTTACCAAGACACGCTCCCAGAAGAGGACACGGATGGCTTTGTGATCCCCCCACCTGCACCCCCGCCCCCGCCGGGCAGCGCCCAGGCCGGTGTGGCGAAGGTCATCCAGCCAAGGACCTCCAAGTTGTGGGGTGACGTTCCAGAGGTCAAAAGCCCAATTCTCTCAGGCCCAAAGGCAAATGTCATTAGTGAGCTAAACTCCATTCTGCAGCAGATGAACAGGGGGAAATCGGTCAAGCCCGGGGAAGGGCTGGAGCTGCCGGTGGGAGCCAAGTCGGCCAACCTCGCTCCAAG AAGCCCGGAGGTCATGAGCACCGTCTCAGGTACACGGAGCACGACGGTCACCTTCACTGTCCGCCCTGGCACCTCCCAGCCCATCACCCTGCAGAGCCGGCCCCCCGACTATGAAAGCAGAACCTCAGGACCTAGACGCGCCCCAAGCCCTGTGGTTTCACCAACGGAATTGAGCAAAGAGATcctgcccacccctccccctccgtcCGCCACTGcagcctctccctcccccacactctcAGATGTCTTTAGCCTTCCGAGCCAGTCCCCTGCAGGGGACCTCTTTGGCTTGAACCCAGCAGGACGGAGCAGGTCACCATCTCCTTCAATATTGCAACAGCCAATCTCAAATAAGCCTTTTACAACTAAGCCTGTCCACCTGTGGACGAAACCAGATGTGGCAGACTGGCTGGAAAGTCTGAACTTGGGTGAACACAAGGAGACGTTCATGGACAATGAGATTGACGGCAGCCACCTGCCAAACCTTCAGAAGGAAGACTTGATAGATCTTGGGGTGACTCGAGTTGGGCATAGGATGAACATAGAAAGGGCTTTGAAACAGCTGCTGGACAGATAA